A stretch of the uncultured Trichococcus sp. genome encodes the following:
- a CDS encoding family 78 glycoside hydrolase catalytic domain, translating to MTKLYDLSVVSGMDVHFSWKLVGVIDQVSYQIKVNDSRNNLLWDSGKVISEERHNILAPGFPSEKRLFWNLTIELSDGSLLTAEGPEFFSQISDWQAQWIEPERIRKPLIDKKKAWEVKKFEKDPIERLDAPIYFRKEFELKQLPTEALIYMSARGIYEVWINNHKVSSLFAPGYTSYQKHIDYQVASVTNYLNVGKNVIGLVLADGWYTGKIEYIGVGQQYGTENAIISELKLNYSDGSESSIITDDSFKWTDQGPQKYADLYVGEYYKQADELQNWLEAGFDDSRWEKPVIKKYGYSELKLQTTPEIIESRTIRPTIIRTPKGELVLDAGEVIVGYTSFNNILLAKNTVVSLEHSETLDENGNFLQNILGQNKEQKDYYESGQDGAHSWKASLTFHGFRYVKIEGTMDCDPEHYLIHVIATPMKRTGFFRTSDERLNKLQENIVRSQEGNMISIPTDCPQRERTGWTGDMQVYAPTACYEMDVEQFLRHWLEDMKAEQHEDGQIPQVIPCPPSHDYMKPDGEDAVNTAGWSDAAIIVPWRLYEFYGDVKILEDCYDMMFRYMKSVENRLSLLPETYDEMSPEQQAYQKYLWNTDFQFGDWLMPSVGQESASITGNEVATLMVVMTTDLMSKICGEVGKLKEERYFRELNQKVKAAYVREYMNPDGTMTSDYQGVYILALATETVPENVKKKSIARLKELIAKNGDCLDTGFLSVPYLLPVLQELGELELAHRLLFQDKCPSWLYEIKMGATTIWEVWDAYSENGVPKADSMNHFAFGCVGEYLFRTILGIDQRGVGFKNVIIKPDFTSGLRYADGQFDSIWGPIKVFWEIVADEVTLSVELPPNVSADINIHGQVFENITHNFKHVSNLHTRELEIAHK from the coding sequence ATGACAAAATTATACGATTTAAGTGTTGTTTCTGGCATGGATGTACATTTTTCCTGGAAATTAGTAGGCGTAATAGATCAAGTATCCTATCAAATTAAGGTTAATGATTCTCGAAATAATTTGCTTTGGGACAGTGGAAAGGTTATTTCAGAAGAACGACATAATATCTTGGCACCAGGGTTTCCATCTGAAAAAAGATTATTTTGGAATCTTACGATTGAACTGAGTGATGGGAGCTTACTGACAGCCGAAGGACCTGAATTTTTTTCCCAAATTAGTGATTGGCAAGCGCAATGGATTGAACCGGAACGGATAAGAAAACCATTAATTGATAAGAAAAAAGCTTGGGAAGTAAAAAAATTTGAAAAAGATCCGATTGAGAGACTAGATGCACCGATTTATTTCAGAAAAGAATTTGAACTTAAGCAACTGCCTACGGAAGCATTAATTTATATGAGTGCTCGCGGTATTTATGAAGTTTGGATTAACAATCATAAGGTTTCATCACTTTTTGCTCCAGGCTATACTTCTTATCAAAAACACATTGACTATCAAGTAGCTTCAGTCACGAACTATTTGAATGTAGGGAAAAATGTAATCGGCTTAGTTCTAGCAGATGGGTGGTATACTGGGAAAATTGAATATATCGGGGTAGGACAACAATATGGAACGGAGAACGCCATTATTTCTGAATTGAAATTGAACTATTCCGATGGTTCCGAAAGCAGTATTATTACCGACGACTCTTTTAAGTGGACAGATCAAGGGCCTCAAAAATATGCTGACTTATATGTAGGAGAATATTATAAGCAGGCAGATGAATTGCAAAACTGGCTAGAAGCAGGATTTGATGATTCTCGTTGGGAAAAACCTGTAATAAAGAAATATGGTTATTCAGAATTAAAATTGCAGACAACCCCAGAAATTATTGAGAGCAGAACGATTCGACCTACCATTATTCGAACTCCTAAAGGTGAGTTAGTTTTGGATGCTGGAGAAGTGATTGTCGGTTATACATCGTTTAATAATATATTATTGGCAAAAAATACTGTTGTTTCGCTTGAACATAGTGAAACTTTAGATGAAAATGGAAATTTCCTTCAAAACATTCTAGGCCAAAATAAGGAGCAAAAAGATTATTATGAGAGCGGACAAGACGGTGCACACTCGTGGAAAGCAAGTTTAACTTTCCATGGATTCAGATATGTAAAAATTGAGGGTACGATGGATTGTGATCCAGAACATTATTTGATTCATGTCATTGCTACACCCATGAAGCGTACAGGATTTTTCCGGACCTCTGATGAGCGACTGAATAAACTACAAGAAAATATTGTTCGTTCTCAAGAAGGAAATATGATTAGCATTCCCACAGATTGTCCGCAACGTGAAAGAACTGGCTGGACGGGAGATATGCAAGTATACGCTCCAACTGCCTGCTATGAAATGGATGTTGAACAATTTTTACGGCATTGGCTAGAAGATATGAAGGCTGAGCAGCATGAAGACGGACAAATTCCTCAAGTCATTCCTTGTCCGCCATCGCATGACTATATGAAACCAGATGGCGAAGATGCAGTAAATACTGCCGGCTGGTCTGATGCAGCAATTATTGTGCCTTGGCGTTTGTATGAATTCTATGGTGATGTCAAAATTTTAGAGGACTGCTATGATATGATGTTTCGTTACATGAAATCTGTTGAGAATAGATTGAGCCTTCTACCAGAAACCTATGATGAAATGAGTCCAGAACAACAAGCCTATCAAAAATATTTGTGGAATACCGATTTTCAATTTGGGGATTGGTTAATGCCAAGTGTGGGTCAAGAGAGTGCCAGCATTACTGGAAATGAAGTAGCAACATTAATGGTGGTGATGACTACTGACTTAATGAGTAAAATTTGTGGAGAAGTCGGAAAATTAAAAGAGGAAAGGTACTTTCGGGAATTAAATCAAAAAGTGAAAGCTGCCTACGTTCGAGAATACATGAATCCAGATGGAACAATGACTAGCGATTATCAAGGAGTATATATTTTAGCATTAGCCACAGAAACTGTTCCTGAAAATGTAAAGAAAAAAAGCATTGCCCGTTTAAAAGAATTGATTGCTAAAAATGGGGATTGTTTGGATACCGGTTTCCTTTCAGTTCCGTATCTTTTACCCGTTTTACAAGAATTGGGTGAACTTGAACTAGCTCATCGACTTTTATTCCAAGATAAATGTCCTTCTTGGCTCTATGAAATAAAAATGGGTGCTACAACAATATGGGAAGTCTGGGATGCCTATTCGGAAAACGGTGTGCCTAAAGCCGATTCAATGAATCACTTTGCTTTCGGATGTGTTGGTGAGTATCTGTTTAGAACGATTTTGGGAATTGATCAGAGAGGAGTTGGTTTTAAAAATGTCATTATTAAACCGGACTTCACTTCCGGATTACGATATGCCGATGGTCAATTTGATTCAATTTGGGGACCGATTAAAGTGTTTTGGGAAATTGTAGCGGATGAAGTTACTTTGTCTGTGGAATTGCCGCCTAATGTTAGTGCAGATATTAATATTCATGGCCAAGTTTTTGAAAATATCACCCATAATTTTAAGCATGTTAGTAATCTACATACGAGGGAGCTAGAAATTGCTCATAAGTAA
- a CDS encoding AraC family transcriptional regulator, with protein MKSEEFHLNEIERKNKEMYLSDRNRELYTAPMSYEEYYRLVSTNTQIEDLRAFYRDTTKNGTGLTITPNKIYSQKNIYLSRHGRYSYPILHNHDFVELIYVLNGSCTNFINGKAIVMNKGDFCFMAPSTVHAMLAVDDNDVIFNVLLHEESFSQYFSHILTRNDMIGYFFKNISVANNATPYLLFKTNGHEKIMNRMVQSFHEFTNKNLFFEDLIGAYVNEIFIELSRCFTPETVIDNAEINAAAFIHPILNFIKVNYNSVTLKELSDIFSYSEAYLSKLIKKNTGQNFKQIVELARLDEAKYLMQHTDYTLTEISQKVGYFDSSHMNKNFVKLVGLPPNKWLKQHKPEI; from the coding sequence ATGAAATCAGAAGAGTTTCATTTAAATGAGATCGAGAGAAAGAATAAAGAAATGTATTTGTCTGATAGAAACAGAGAATTGTACACCGCTCCTATGAGTTATGAAGAATATTATCGTTTGGTATCAACCAATACACAAATAGAAGACTTACGGGCATTTTATCGAGATACAACTAAGAATGGTACAGGGCTAACAATTACGCCTAATAAAATCTATTCTCAGAAAAATATTTATTTATCCCGTCATGGAAGATACTCTTATCCAATTCTGCACAATCATGATTTTGTTGAATTGATTTATGTTTTAAATGGGTCTTGTACAAATTTTATTAATGGAAAAGCAATCGTAATGAATAAAGGCGATTTTTGTTTTATGGCACCCTCTACAGTTCATGCAATGTTAGCTGTAGATGATAATGATGTTATCTTTAATGTATTGTTGCATGAGGAAAGCTTTAGTCAGTACTTTTCTCATATTTTAACGCGTAATGATATGATTGGATATTTTTTTAAAAATATTTCTGTTGCAAATAATGCAACACCTTATTTATTGTTTAAAACGAATGGCCACGAGAAAATTATGAATCGCATGGTGCAATCATTTCATGAATTTACAAATAAAAATTTATTTTTTGAGGACTTGATTGGAGCCTATGTGAACGAAATTTTTATTGAACTAAGTCGCTGCTTCACCCCTGAAACCGTCATCGATAATGCTGAAATAAATGCAGCGGCATTTATTCATCCCATCTTGAACTTTATTAAGGTGAATTACAATAGTGTCACTTTGAAAGAACTATCTGATATATTTTCATATAGTGAAGCGTACCTAAGCAAATTGATAAAGAAGAATACTGGGCAAAATTTCAAGCAAATTGTTGAACTAGCACGTTTAGATGAAGCTAAGTATTTAATGCAACATACAGATTATACGTTAACAGAAATCAGTCAGAAAGTCGGTTATTTTGATTCTAGCCATATGAATAAAAATTTTGTTAAACTAGTTGGTCTGCCACCGAACAAATGGTTAAAACAACATAAGCCCGAAATATAA
- a CDS encoding PTS system mannose/fructose/sorbose family transporter subunit IID, producing MMDKELSKKTLTKSFHNWYYGNLTCFSQEHMQTFGYLCSMLPIIEELYDKKEDQERSMKTYTAFFNTEPQIGTVVVGITAGLEVARANGAADVDDETINGLRAGLMGPLAGIGDSLIVGTLIPILLGIALGLSTDGSPLGAIFYIIVWNLIAYLGMKFLYFKGFEVGGKAVDFLVGPQGLALRESITLLGGMVIGAVAATWVSVKTSFTLVGSDGNSILTLQDKFDSVYPGLLTASFVVGCWYLLSKKNMSPIKVMLILVVVAFVGVLVGFFNPGLTY from the coding sequence ATGATGGACAAGGAATTAAGCAAAAAAACGTTAACTAAATCTTTCCACAATTGGTATTACGGAAACCTGACATGTTTCTCTCAAGAACATATGCAAACATTTGGCTATCTATGTTCGATGCTGCCGATCATTGAAGAACTTTATGATAAAAAAGAAGATCAAGAAAGATCGATGAAAACCTATACTGCCTTCTTCAATACGGAACCACAAATCGGTACAGTCGTAGTCGGTATTACAGCTGGTTTGGAAGTCGCTCGTGCCAATGGGGCAGCGGATGTTGATGACGAAACAATCAATGGGTTACGTGCTGGTCTGATGGGACCTTTAGCGGGTATCGGTGATTCCCTTATCGTTGGAACTCTGATTCCGATTCTATTAGGTATCGCACTGGGCTTGTCCACTGATGGTTCACCGTTAGGCGCAATCTTCTACATAATCGTGTGGAACCTGATTGCATACTTGGGAATGAAATTTCTTTACTTCAAAGGATTTGAAGTAGGCGGTAAAGCTGTCGATTTCTTGGTAGGGCCACAAGGATTGGCGTTACGCGAATCGATCACTTTATTGGGCGGAATGGTCATTGGGGCTGTTGCTGCTACTTGGGTAAGTGTCAAAACTTCGTTCACGTTGGTTGGGTCGGACGGAAATAGCATTTTGACGCTGCAAGACAAATTCGATTCCGTATATCCGGGATTATTGACGGCTTCCTTTGTAGTAGGCTGCTGGTACTTGCTGTCCAAAAAGAACATGTCACCAATTAAAGTCATGTTGATTTTGGTAGTCGTTGCCTTTGTCGGCGTTTTGGTTGGATTCTTCAACCCAGGATTGACTTATTAA
- a CDS encoding PTS sugar transporter subunit IIC — protein MTISWIQAAMLGLFACLSSMPGLGGTSFGNYTLGRPLIGGLVSGIILGDIQTGILVGAAMQIVYIALVTPGGTVSADVRAVSYIGIPLAMVALKSYGLTALSVEGAALATSFGTMVGTLGTVLFYGTATANLAWQHIGWKAVEKGEFHKLYTVNMGLPWISHFFFSFIPTLIMCKLGADVVEVIKTTLPMDGLAMKTLFTVGSLLPCVGIAILLKQIVTKAVDFIPFFFGFTLAASLGINLVSATVVAAMFALINYRIKLLSLQRMVSVSGDEEEDI, from the coding sequence ATGACAATTAGTTGGATTCAAGCAGCTATGCTAGGGCTGTTCGCCTGCTTATCAAGTATGCCTGGTTTAGGTGGTACATCATTCGGAAATTATACATTAGGTCGTCCTTTAATCGGTGGTTTAGTATCAGGCATTATTTTAGGCGATATCCAAACGGGTATTTTAGTCGGCGCGGCAATGCAAATCGTATACATCGCATTGGTCACTCCTGGCGGAACGGTCTCAGCTGACGTTCGCGCAGTCAGTTATATCGGTATCCCGCTTGCGATGGTAGCTTTAAAAAGCTATGGTTTGACGGCTCTCAGCGTAGAAGGTGCAGCACTAGCTACATCATTCGGTACGATGGTCGGGACTTTGGGTACCGTATTATTTTACGGAACTGCAACGGCTAACTTGGCTTGGCAACACATCGGTTGGAAAGCGGTGGAAAAAGGTGAATTCCATAAGTTATATACAGTCAACATGGGCTTGCCTTGGATTTCCCATTTCTTCTTCTCCTTTATTCCAACCTTGATCATGTGTAAATTGGGAGCTGACGTTGTAGAGGTAATCAAAACAACCTTACCGATGGATGGGTTGGCAATGAAAACCTTATTCACAGTCGGATCCTTGCTTCCTTGCGTCGGGATTGCGATTCTGTTGAAACAAATCGTTACCAAAGCAGTAGACTTCATTCCCTTCTTCTTCGGTTTCACTTTGGCTGCGTCATTAGGGATCAACTTAGTTTCAGCGACAGTGGTTGCGGCTATGTTTGCATTAATCAACTACCGCATCAAACTGCTGTCATTGCAAAGAATGGTTTCAGTGAGCGGCGATGAAGAGGAGGACATTTAA
- a CDS encoding PTS sugar transporter subunit IIB — MTVSFIRIDDRMIHGQTCTRWAKEFPCDGLVAVNDKAAQSDVLKAAYKSASGLKTFIWTNEEWQQKNQKVLDSKDRYFLITKDPLDMKKILVDQKFKPGIDTVIVGPCNDREGATKLGNNQSITQAEAEAFEAMYQAGYKIKFALLPDVSIGTWENFRSKFGFK, encoded by the coding sequence ATGACAGTATCATTTATTCGGATTGATGATCGTATGATCCACGGGCAAACCTGTACGCGTTGGGCAAAAGAGTTCCCTTGTGACGGGTTGGTAGCTGTGAATGATAAGGCGGCTCAGAGCGACGTTCTAAAAGCGGCCTATAAGAGCGCCAGTGGTTTAAAAACGTTCATTTGGACCAATGAGGAATGGCAACAAAAAAATCAAAAAGTATTGGACAGCAAAGATCGCTATTTCCTGATCACCAAAGATCCTTTGGACATGAAAAAGATTTTGGTGGATCAAAAATTCAAACCCGGAATCGATACTGTGATCGTAGGTCCGTGCAATGACCGTGAAGGTGCTACGAAATTGGGAAATAACCAATCGATCACACAAGCAGAAGCAGAGGCCTTTGAAGCAATGTATCAAGCTGGTTATAAAATTAAATTTGCCTTACTGCCTGATGTTTCAATCGGAACATGGGAAAACTTCAGAAGCAAATTTGGTTTTAAATAA
- a CDS encoding PTS fructose transporter subunit IIA yields the protein MKYVVLVSHGDFATGLKTSLDMLAGKRDDVIAVGLPDGKTADEFALMFKESIKAVTGEDEIILLADIVGGSPLTTSLNVLADEGKLANTITIGGMNLPLALTSVLMKDSLDKETFTATVVSEAKAALQEFKLEQPEEDDEI from the coding sequence TTGAAATATGTGGTTCTGGTAAGCCACGGTGATTTTGCGACGGGCTTAAAGACATCGTTGGATATGCTGGCTGGAAAACGGGATGATGTGATCGCAGTTGGATTGCCTGACGGGAAAACAGCAGATGAGTTTGCTTTGATGTTCAAGGAAAGCATTAAAGCTGTGACCGGGGAGGATGAAATCATCTTGCTTGCTGATATTGTAGGCGGCTCACCTTTGACAACTTCATTGAATGTTTTAGCGGATGAAGGCAAACTTGCCAATACGATCACTATCGGCGGCATGAACTTGCCATTGGCTTTAACATCAGTTCTGATGAAAGACAGCTTGGATAAAGAAACTTTTACTGCTACGGTCGTATCCGAAGCGAAAGCAGCTTTGCAGGAATTCAAATTAGAACAACCAGAAGAAGACGACGAAATTTAG
- a CDS encoding extracellular solute-binding protein: MKKLFLALIGFSLLMIYLFVSSRREITITLGMFTGSNWDVYNAESYKVIDDAIGKFEKEHPNVTIEYKSGILKQDYSAWLASNIASGEQPDVFMVLAEDFNKLSSLGALMPLDELIKANNVSTDIFYESALSSGSYQNTQYALPYEINPTMMCVNRDLLEKEGITIPEGNWTIEEFYQICAQVTKDTDGDGTIDQYGSYGFKWQDAVNGYGIRLFDEEGASSNLNQSDVREALSYVQKLKDLNKGYQVSSEDFDKGNVAFCPLTFAQYRTYQPYPYRVSKYSTFKWSCLAMPGTIANQKTSQIATSLIAINSKTTQQQLAFEFLETLTIDQEIQQELFENSQGASALKSVMASDSTKALLDQDAMSNYSLKQAVLDAIIENAVIEPKFKKYNNIIERCDYLITNALNENKIEDELVDIEKEIDNLLK, from the coding sequence ATGAAAAAGCTGTTCCTCGCATTAATCGGCTTTAGTCTGTTGATGATTTATCTGTTTGTCAGCTCTCGCAGGGAAATCACGATTACGCTGGGGATGTTCACCGGCAGCAATTGGGATGTCTACAATGCGGAAAGTTATAAAGTGATCGATGATGCCATCGGAAAATTCGAAAAGGAACATCCTAATGTAACGATAGAATATAAGAGCGGCATTTTGAAACAAGATTATTCAGCCTGGTTGGCATCCAACATCGCCAGTGGGGAGCAACCGGATGTTTTTATGGTTCTGGCTGAAGACTTCAATAAGTTGTCTTCATTGGGCGCATTGATGCCGTTGGATGAATTGATCAAAGCTAACAACGTAAGCACCGATATCTTCTATGAGAGTGCGCTCAGTTCGGGCAGTTACCAAAATACGCAATATGCCTTACCCTATGAGATCAATCCGACCATGATGTGCGTCAATCGCGATCTGTTGGAAAAGGAAGGCATTACGATACCTGAGGGTAACTGGACGATCGAAGAATTTTATCAAATCTGTGCACAAGTAACCAAGGATACGGATGGCGATGGCACGATCGATCAGTATGGCTCCTATGGTTTCAAATGGCAAGATGCGGTCAATGGTTATGGCATCCGTCTGTTTGATGAGGAGGGTGCCTCAAGCAATCTGAATCAAAGCGATGTAAGAGAAGCCTTATCCTATGTTCAAAAACTGAAGGATCTGAACAAAGGTTATCAAGTATCGTCAGAGGACTTCGATAAAGGCAATGTCGCTTTTTGCCCGTTGACGTTTGCGCAATACCGGACTTATCAACCATATCCTTATCGCGTGAGTAAATATTCTACTTTCAAATGGAGTTGCTTGGCGATGCCCGGGACAATCGCTAATCAAAAGACTTCCCAAATAGCCACCTCTTTGATCGCGATAAATTCCAAAACGACGCAGCAACAATTAGCGTTTGAGTTTCTGGAAACCTTAACGATTGACCAAGAAATTCAACAGGAATTATTTGAAAATTCTCAAGGGGCTTCCGCTTTGAAGAGTGTGATGGCCAGCGACAGCACCAAAGCGCTGCTGGATCAGGATGCCATGAGCAATTATTCCTTAAAGCAAGCTGTGTTGGATGCTATCATCGAAAACGCGGTGATCGAACCGAAATTCAAGAAGTACAACAATATCATCGAAAGATGCGATTATCTGATCACGAATGCGTTGAATGAAAATAAAATTGAGGATGAGCTGGTCGACATCGAAAAAGAAATCGATAATCTTTTAAAATAA
- a CDS encoding response regulator transcription factor, translated as MIKIMIADDQELIRQSLEIVLSTKPDLEVVSTVADGFEVLESIKKCKPDVILMDIRMPKMDGVYCTKMVKEQYPDIKIIILTTFDDDEFVFSALKYGASGYLLKGVSMDGLHQAILTVVNGGAMINPDIATKVFKKFSQMVTSSYAIQVDDKNVADISNREMKVIQQVGFGLSNKEISQKLFLSEGTVRNYLSTILSKLDLRDRTQLAIWAVQTGQTAKDFGTEND; from the coding sequence ATGATTAAAATAATGATTGCCGATGATCAAGAGTTGATAAGACAATCCTTGGAAATTGTCCTGTCAACCAAACCGGATCTTGAAGTTGTCTCGACCGTAGCTGATGGTTTTGAAGTGCTGGAAAGCATCAAGAAATGCAAACCGGATGTCATTCTGATGGACATCCGGATGCCCAAAATGGATGGCGTCTACTGCACGAAGATGGTGAAGGAACAATACCCTGACATCAAAATCATTATCCTGACTACTTTTGATGACGATGAGTTTGTGTTCAGTGCCTTGAAATACGGCGCCAGCGGTTATCTGTTGAAAGGCGTCAGCATGGACGGTTTGCATCAGGCTATTCTGACTGTCGTGAATGGGGGCGCGATGATCAACCCGGATATCGCCACCAAAGTATTCAAAAAATTCTCGCAAATGGTAACCAGCAGTTATGCGATCCAAGTGGATGACAAAAATGTTGCGGATATCTCCAACCGTGAAATGAAGGTCATCCAACAAGTGGGATTCGGCCTGTCCAACAAAGAAATATCGCAAAAGCTGTTCTTGTCGGAGGGAACGGTCCGGAATTACCTCAGCACCATTTTGTCCAAATTGGATTTAAGGGATCGGACCCAACTGGCAATATGGGCAGTCCAAACGGGCCAAACCGCAAAAGACTTTGGTACTGAGAATGACTAA
- a CDS encoding sensor histidine kinase, with product MINLGTKHIAYIHNALLLLNFIIVLFNASIFLLSTKYLQAHGYASAFLENLSYVPPAPEKTFFGAILLFLVLLASMYFRTKDSYIVYWLIYLEIIVMITLIIVLNGSYNGIVLLVFADILYNTKKIKYWPALLVVSFGLLIISDYAILSLIVRMPSIETYINFYPSGARTLILFFRNILASLNIVGFISFLAASLFVQQREKQRVGEQLAMVSRVNVELKNYANLTEKIGEDNERKRISREIHDTLGHALTGISAGVDACIAIIDIDPEKTKQQLLLVSDVVRMGIKDVRRSLYKLRPGVLEDSTLKDGLTKMIAEYEGVSNLKIDLHYKWDNVDIENTKEDIIFRMIQESITNSLRHGHATEIEINMFVYDDEYVIIIQDNGTGCESIKCGYGLKQMCERVSILNGKINFSGENGFRTAIEIPLERGINYD from the coding sequence ATGATCAATTTAGGGACGAAGCATATAGCGTATATTCATAATGCCTTATTGCTACTGAATTTTATTATTGTGTTGTTTAATGCCTCCATCTTTTTGCTTTCGACAAAATATTTGCAGGCCCATGGGTATGCCTCTGCGTTTTTGGAAAACCTGTCTTATGTCCCACCGGCGCCGGAAAAGACTTTTTTTGGGGCGATCCTATTGTTTTTGGTATTACTGGCGAGCATGTACTTCCGCACGAAAGACAGTTATATCGTTTATTGGCTGATCTATCTGGAAATCATCGTGATGATAACGCTGATAATCGTTTTGAACGGCAGTTACAATGGCATCGTGTTGTTGGTGTTCGCAGATATTTTGTACAACACAAAGAAAATTAAATATTGGCCAGCACTGTTGGTCGTCAGCTTTGGACTGCTGATCATCTCTGATTATGCCATTCTTTCGCTCATTGTCAGAATGCCCTCGATTGAAACCTATATCAATTTTTATCCCAGTGGAGCCAGAACCTTGATTTTGTTCTTCAGAAACATCCTGGCTTCGCTGAATATCGTGGGCTTCATCTCTTTTCTGGCGGCTTCCTTATTTGTCCAACAAAGGGAAAAACAACGGGTCGGAGAACAGTTGGCGATGGTATCACGCGTAAATGTCGAATTGAAGAATTATGCAAATCTGACCGAAAAAATTGGTGAAGATAACGAACGGAAAAGAATTTCCCGAGAAATCCACGATACGCTGGGCCATGCTCTGACCGGAATATCGGCGGGTGTGGATGCCTGCATTGCCATCATTGATATCGATCCGGAAAAAACGAAACAGCAATTGCTGTTGGTCAGTGATGTCGTCAGGATGGGCATCAAAGATGTGCGGCGTTCCTTGTATAAATTGCGCCCGGGCGTTTTGGAAGACAGCACGCTGAAAGATGGATTGACCAAAATGATCGCCGAGTATGAAGGCGTATCCAATCTGAAAATAGATTTACATTACAAATGGGATAATGTTGATATTGAGAATACGAAAGAGGACATTATTTTCAGGATGATCCAAGAATCGATCACCAATTCTTTGCGGCACGGGCATGCCACAGAGATTGAAATCAATATGTTTGTCTACGATGATGAATATGTAATCATCATCCAAGATAATGGTACGGGCTGTGAAAGCATCAAATGTGGTTATGGGTTAAAGCAGATGTGTGAACGCGTTTCTATCTTAAATGGGAAGATCAATTTTTCTGGCGAGAACGGTTTCCGGACTGCCATAGAAATTCCGCTCGAAAGGGGAATTAATTATGATTAA
- a CDS encoding sugar ABC transporter substrate-binding protein — MRNVSKMMAVIVSVCVIAVSSIYYNYKFVRYDSEKIVFGATYMTMNNSFYKAITDEIEKQINDHGDILYTRDPALDVDKQNEQINDLIEMGIDVLIINPVDYSKVNDSLKKAKEKGIRIIVIDAQLDDDTIADTTVLSNNYDAGVQCAKDMMRNLSSAKIVLLKHSAALSSVDRINGFLDTIKDNANYAVVASEECLGQTEVAMPVMMEIIDKKIDFDVVMALNDPSALGALAAIKDKQINHEVLVYGVDGSPDMKKLLIDSDEVQGTAAQSPTTMGAKAIEAAYGIVNDEKYEKSIVVPVSLITKDNISEYDVSGWQ; from the coding sequence ATGAGAAATGTAAGCAAAATGATGGCTGTAATTGTCTCTGTTTGTGTCATCGCGGTTTCATCCATCTATTACAATTATAAATTTGTCAGATACGACAGTGAAAAAATAGTTTTTGGTGCCACTTATATGACCATGAACAACAGCTTTTACAAGGCCATAACCGATGAAATAGAAAAACAAATCAATGATCATGGCGATATCTTATATACCCGGGATCCGGCTCTGGATGTCGATAAACAGAACGAACAAATCAATGACTTGATCGAGATGGGGATTGATGTATTGATCATCAACCCGGTTGATTATTCCAAAGTGAATGATTCTTTGAAAAAAGCCAAAGAAAAAGGCATCAGGATCATCGTCATTGATGCGCAGCTGGATGATGATACCATTGCCGATACTACTGTTTTGTCCAATAATTATGATGCTGGCGTGCAGTGTGCCAAGGATATGATGCGCAATCTGTCTTCGGCAAAGATTGTGCTTTTGAAACACAGCGCTGCTTTATCCTCTGTTGACCGGATCAACGGTTTTCTGGATACTATCAAAGATAATGCTAATTATGCAGTTGTTGCAAGTGAAGAGTGTTTGGGCCAAACGGAAGTCGCGATGCCCGTAATGATGGAAATCATTGATAAAAAAATCGATTTCGATGTTGTTATGGCTCTGAATGACCCCAGTGCATTGGGTGCTTTGGCGGCGATAAAAGATAAACAAATCAATCATGAAGTACTGGTTTATGGTGTGGATGGTTCACCGGACATGAAAAAACTGCTGATTGACAGTGATGAAGTTCAAGGTACTGCAGCGCAATCGCCAACTACGATGGGGGCTAAAGCGATTGAAGCAGCCTATGGAATTGTTAATGATGAAAAATATGAGAAGTCGATTGTTGTACCGGTTAGCTTAATAACCAAGGACAATATCAGCGAATATGATGTTTCGGGGTGGCAATAA